The window TTTATCATCTCCCCAATCAAAGGTTGGATCAATCACAACCGCTTTGGGGACTAAATGGGCGTCATCAGTCTCAGAGAAAGATAAATCTTTTTCTGGATCAGCCAAATCATAGGCGGAAATTTCAGGTCCATTGCCAATTTCACCATCGAGCGCTTTGGCATAGGGATCAATCAGAAGTTTATTGGCGTTGAAGCGATGCCCTGTTTCTGGGGACCAGGGACCATGCACACGAAAACCATAGCGCTGACCAGGCCCTACCCCTGGTACATATCCATGCCAGACAAAGTTGTTCACCTCTGTGAGGGCTAAGCGTATTTCATCACCCTGCTTATCAAACAGACAAAGTTCAACCCCAGTTGCATTTTCTGAGAACAAAGCGAAGTTGGTTCCCTTGCCATCCCAGGTGGCTCCCAGGGGGTAAACGTTACCAGGCCAAAGTGCTACGTACATGGATGACTTTTAATGTAAAAGGCGGTTGTTACTGACATTACGCTTCGGTCCTGCGCTACTTGGCACAAAAGTTTCTGATGGCACTCCACTTGCTCCACATTCATTGAATCTTGCAAAGCTCTTGATTTCCTGGCAACGTGTCCGAGCCAATTTAGCCTGTGAGGATCAACACCAAGCCTCTCTCAGTACAGCTTCCTGCAAGCCTGTCGGGTTGGCAACAGGAGGGCAGAACCCGAGGGTTTAGTCTGTGTAGCAATCTAATAGGGGCACTAAGCAGCAGGAGCCCTACAGTTAAAAGTATCAAGTGTGGAGATAAGGTATAGACAACGCTAGCCAATATTAGAGCACTTGCCCATCTTTTGGGGGGCTTAAACCCTTACTTTGAATAACCTCTCTGTGAATATTGCTGCATCTGATATATATAAATTCTCTTATAATTCTTAGGCTCTCTAATCTACTCCAGCTGTAAAGTTCTCATTCTAGAGCTAGCTTTTGAAGCTGTAGTCAACCCAACTAACAGATACAATACAGAGACAACCATCATTTGGACTTGTCCATTGACATTTGCCTTGGACAAGCTTAGTGAAGCTAAATCCAGGACTTTTAGGTAGTGGTCACAGCCCTGATGGACCTCTCACCGTAGACGGAGCAATCTCTCGCCTGATAAGGTGTTGGGTAGCACGTCATTGTCTACTGCCCCTGGAAAATATGAAATGGTTCCGTGCAGTAGCCAATTGGTCCAGTCAGGCAAAATCACAACAAAGACAAGGGTGATCGCGAATTGCTCCGACGCATGAGGCAGGGACATCACCAGGGTTGCCTAACTCTGCCCAATCGAGTAGTCCGTCGAGTGGCAACTGAGCCATGCTTCAGCTTGGCAGGGGCTGCATCCAGCAGAATTACGTTGAGGGCTTCTACTTCTGGCGTGAGGCAAATTCGCACGCCCGGTGAGCGGATGGCAGGTCTATCTCCTGCAATTCGGCAGTTTTAAACGTGCAGCTTGAGGTGACCTCAATGGAGTCAGGTACGGTGTTGCAAGACCGCTATCAGATTGTCCGGTCGCTAGGCAAAGGTGGCTTCGGCCAGACATTCGAGGTCAAGGATAAAGGCCCCTCTGGAGGCCGGACTTCTAAGGCCAAGGTTTTGAAGATTCTGACTCTGGATCGCTTTCAAGAGTCTAAGAATCGTCAAAAAGTGGTTGCCCTATTTCAGCGAGAAGCTGAGGTTTTGATCCGTCTAAATCATCCTGGCATTCCTAAAGTAGAGCCAGATGGTTACTTTACCTGGGCGCGGCAGGAGCAAGAGCTGCTGCATTGCTTGGTAATGGAAAAAATTGAGGGCCAGAACCTACGCAGTTGGCTGAGAAGTCGCGCAGACCAGCCCATCCTGCAAGACCAAGCCATCCTCTGGTTGAAGCAGTTACTAGACATTCTCAACCAGTTACATCACCAAGAGCTATTTCACCGCGACATCAAACCACCCAACATCATGCTCAGGCCCGATGGGCAAATGGTCTTGGTTGATTTCGGCGCAGTTCGAGAAATTACGGAGACTTATCTACAAAGACAAAAAGGGGATGAGACTGGCACAGTCATTGTTTCTGCTGGTTATACACCTCCCGAGCAGGCAGAGGGACGAGCGGTGCTGCAGTCTGATTTCTTTGCCCTTGGACGCACCTTTGTTCACCTGCTAACCGGCCAACACCCCACTAACTTCGACACTGATCCACGTACGGGTCGGCTTAACTGGCGAGACAGTGCCCCTCAAATCTCTAAAGCCTTAGCCGGTCTAGTCGACTACCTGATGGAACCTTTTCCGGGTCGACGGCCTCAAACGGCAGAGGAGGTTATGCGTTGTTTAGCAGAAGTGACGGCGAACGGCTCCGAATCGACAGCGTTTGCCTCTTCTGGCTCTCCTCCCCCCCAACGCCCCCCACTCAATCGCTCGGCCCAATCCGTCGACTCTCGCGATTCCACACCATCCCGCCGTTCAACCCCTTCTCGCCCCAACGCCATTGCCAGTTTTCTGCCTACCCTGGCCCTACTCCATCCCTGGCAAAACGCTCAGTTTCGCCGCTCTCTGCTGGGACATTTAGGCTCGGTTAGAGCTTTGGCAGTGAGTCCCGACGGAGAGATCCTCGCCAGTGGCGGCTACGACCGCACGGTCAAGCTTTGGAACTTGAACACAGGGGAGCAGCTGCAAACTCTGAGCGATCATCGAGAGCGGGTCACCTCACTCACGATTAGCTCTGATGGCAAACTGCTCGCTAGTGGCAGTCATGACCGCACTATCAAGCTTTGGAATCTAGCCACCGGGGACTTGATCCACACTCTGGATGGCCGGTTTGGCCCAATTCACTCTGTCGCTTTTGACCCCAAAGGTCAGACCCTACTAAGTAGCAGTGGCACCGAAATCAAGCTGTGGGCTGTGTTGACGGGCCGTTCAGTTGCGGCCTTTGCAGGCGGCTCAGAATCAATTCGCTCCATTGCCATCAGTCCCGATGGGCGATTGCTTGCGGTCGGTAGTCTAGATGGCACGGTTGAATTCCGGCACGCTCAAACGGGTAAGCTCCTGCACAGCCGCTCTGCGCAGGTGGGCGGCATCGTGTCATTAGCCTTTAGCCCCGATGGTCAACTCCTAGCCAGCAGTAGTGGAACCAGTATCGAAATCTGGGGCCTGCGCTTGGGCAAACGCCTCCACCTCTTGCCTAGTCAGTCAGGCGAGATTGCCTCGGTCGCCTTTAGTCCTGATGGACAAACCCTGGCCAGTAGCGGCGGACCCGCCATCGATCTTTGGAATTTACAGACTGGCAGGCGGCTAAGCAGCCTCACTGGGCACACCAGCTTAATCCGCTCAGTAGTATTCAGCCCCGTGGGCCGGACCTTGATCAGTGGGGCTCAAGACAAGACCATTCGGATTTGGCAGCCTTGAGAAGGTCATGGCCTTGGCAACAGTCCAGCGAGTCGTCGCTAAGTGTTTATGCAGGCTAGACGCAGGAAAGGCAGGAGTTACACTGGTAGCCGAGTCAACCTGAGCTCGTGAGGCACAGTACGTCAGCATGTTTTGGTTTTTCCGCAAGCGAGAATCCTGCACCGTTATTAGCGAAGTAACGGAACTGACGGGCGAGCTCAGAGCCAAAGGCACTGTGCAAATTCAGGGCATCGTCCGGGCAGACATTGATGTCGATGGCCTACTAGAAATTTTGCCTAGTGGAGAGGTTGAGGGTCAGATCGTCCGAGCAGATATTGTGCGCATTTCAGGCAAGCTCAGGGCCTTTGTGCAGGCGAAACGGGTCGAAATCCTCAAGAGCGGCAAACTGCTCGGCGACGTCGAGACTCAGGCGTTGGACATTCAATCAGGAGCTATCTTTGCCGGTCGCTCTCAGATGAACCCTGGTGAAACACCCAGTGTTGGTCCCGGTAATGGCCTGACCTTAGAAGTGCCAGCTCTGCCGCAACGAGAGGCTAGCCCTATGACAGAAGTTCACGGTCAAGAATCCTAGGCAGGCCATTCCTGGCTGTCTGCCGATCTTTATTCGTTTATTCCTTCAGTGGCTCTAAGCTACCAGCAGGCCTTTATCATGTCTTGCTAAGTGCAACAGCTTTTGCTGCCTGAAAGCGAGCTTTGTAATTCGCTGAGGTGAGTCTAGGTTAAAACCAAGACCTGCTCACGCCGCTCCTGTCTATTTTGCTAGTGGCCATGATCTTGTACGAACTCAGCCACCGAGGGCCAATAATTCGGTGGCTTGGTTTGTTTTGAGCATTGGCTTTGATCATTGTTTCAGTTGCGTTGAACTTACAATTTCCAGAGACGTTAGGCTGAGATCAATGCTCGCTGAGACAGCTTTGAATACAGCCTGACTATGTTGCGCAAGCCTCACATCTTCTTCAATCCGTTTTATGCAGGCGGTACGGTTCGGCCCCGCTTGGTTGCACCAGGGCCAGAAACTAAGCAGGCAGCCCGTGATGTGCGCTTGATTCTGGAGACTTTTGCGCAATACATTGGCCAGCCACAGAGTGAAGCTTACAAAGCCCTCAACACCTTGCGCCAACAGAAAGTGGGCGTAGAAGATAAGCGCTGGCAGGGTTTAGTCCACCTGATTGGCAAAGAGTATATCGATGCCGAGATGCAATCGCCGCTCAGCCCCCAAGAGGTGCGCAAAGAAGTCTTTGAAAGAGCGGCAGTTCTACACCCGCTCAACCTTGAGTCGCGGAGTCATTTGTTGCTGCAAATTGCTTCAGAGTGGGGCTGCACGCCTGCGGAGATTGAACATAGCCTTTATGCCGATCTGGCCGACCGCAAAATTCTCCAGTCCTTTGAGGTGCCTACCCCCGAAGCCGTCCTCAGCCGTTACAATCTGGCTCAAGCTCAGGGTCTACTCTACTGGGCACGACGCCTGACAATTACGCTGCGGCGCACAGAGCCCTTTCAAGTCAAATACCTGTTCAAGCACATCAAACGCCTGCGTCTGATGCACGATGTGCGCGGCAATCCGGAGTTGGGCTACGAGATCAGCCTGGATGGGCCTATTTCGCTACACAGAGCCAGCACCCACTATGGCGCCGATCTCGCCCAACTGCTGCCCGCGCTGCCTCACATTCAAGATTGGAGTTTCAGTGCCAGCCTAGAGCACAAAGGCAAAAGCTTCACCTGGACCAGTAGCCCCAGCCAGTTTCCGTCTTATAGCCACTACTTACCGCCCAATAATTACGACAGCCCTGTAGAACTAGCCTTTGCTAACGCATGGGCCAAACTTGACACGCCTTGGAGCATGCTACGGGAGCTAGAGGTCATTGATTTGGGCAGCACTGTCCTCATCCCCGATTTTGTCTTGGAGAACCCAACTGCGAACCCATCACGAGTGAGCTTAGAGATCGTCGGCTACTTCAATCAGGCGTACTTCGAGCGCAAGTACAGTAAGCTACTGCGCTCTCCCCATCCAGCCCTGATTCTGGCCATTTCGCGCAAGTTTCGCGAGTTTGCACCATTGCTGGAACAGCTACCCTGCCCTGTAGTTTGGTACTCCACTGAGGTCAGTGCACGCAGCGTGCTTCAGGTGCTTGGACAATTGCCCCAGTCAGAGGCTATCTAGGCCAGGGACAAAATCAAGCAATCTGAAACTATACAGTGAGCAGAAATACTTATTTGTATGATAAGCTACAAATATGGGAGATGCTCGCTGGAGCTGCACCCCAGTTTTACTGCACACACTCCAGGTAAGTCACATGAACACACACAGAAACGAAGCCCCTCAAGCCATCAAAAACCCTGCTGAGCGTATCTTCTGGGCACTACAGTTAGATTCCAGTGATGGAACTGAAGCTACCCTCCCATCAGGAGCGACTAGCGACACGACCAGTCCTAGAGGTTCTCATCATCCTCAGCGATAGATACAATAGATACAGCAGCCTCTTAATCCGGCTCTTACCCCAGTTAACAAACCGACATCAGTCTATAGAAACAGCGCTCGGCTAAGAAGGTCGGGGGGCTTTTAGCATTCCAGTAATGGTATTGCTTGCTTAACCGGCTGTCCAAAGTTACGCCACTAACTGGATTAGAATCATGGGTGTATACCCAAGGGGATAGGAGCACTACTCGCCTCACTAGTTGAGCTTGCTAGTAATGCTCCTTATCCTGCTTGTCAACGGTCTAAAAATCTTCGCATTTTACTGGATAGCTGTACTGAAGAGCTAGAATCATCTAGCCTTCAAGGTTTCATCGGCTCGATGCATCTGCCTAATGATGCAAACAGGATAGGAGGTAAATCACTCAATTGGCAGTGTTAGCTCGAAAAATATTGATATTAAGCTTATCTAAAACCAATAATTGGGAAAGGCAATTGATAAGGTGACGGGTTAAGTGGGCACGAGGCTTTTTAGAGCGGCTTCTGCTCGCTTGTCCTAGCCCCTCAAACTTGCAAGATTGCATCACTGCATCAAAACCTACATCAAAATCTACGGTCCTAGGCTATTTTCCTGCTCTCTCGTTTAAACCTCATGTCTGTTACCTCTAGTCCGCCACGAACTCTGCAAACCTCCAGGTTACTACGACGGTTTCTGCAACAGCACAGGGGAGACTCTATTCGGCTTAGGGACCTATTTCAAAGTATGGGAAGCCGCGCTTTTGGGCCTACCCTGCTAGTTTGTTCACTGCCGGAGGCTCTACCCCTACCAATTGCTGGTGTATCAGCGATTTTTGGGATTCCGCTGATGTTAGTCTCAGCACAACTAATTTTAGGCTTTTCAAAACCCTGGTTGCCCGGTTGGATTGCAAACCGCTCTTTCAAACGAGTTCAGTTTGAAAAGATTATCAATAAAGGCTTACATTACCTTGAGAAGATTGAGCGACTGGTTCAGCCTCGCTGGCGCTTTGCAACTACGCCTGGAGCAGAGAGGTTGCTTGGACTGCTGTTGCTTGTCCTGGCAATTGTGATTGCTTTGCCAATTCCGTTTGCTAATATGTTGCCAGCTATTGCCATCTTGCTAATCAGCCTCGGCATGATTGAGGGGGACGGCGCACTAATCGTTGTCGGTGTGCTCAGTTCCTGTGTACTCCTTGCCGTTCTAGTAGGAGCTATCTCCACCCTCGTGCCAGCGGGCAAAGCACTCTTGGCCAAACTGCTGGCTAAGCTGCCAGGTTAGGTTGCTGTACTTGAGGCTGAATCACGATCCAACCCTGGCACTGCTTCTACAGTTATTCGCGCTAATTGTCACTGTTTGGGATCAATTTTGGGATTAATTACCATTCACGATCTGATATCGCACCAGGGTTCTGACCTCTTGTAGAGATAGCCCTAATTCACGTGCGATTGCTGTCTCAACTTGATCCAATTCTGTAAACGGAAATTCGAATTCCAGCTCTTTCAAGGCGGAGTTAGCCGTTTTGACTCTCACTCTAGACAAGCCTTCGCGGGTGCTGATTGCTGCTCTAATCGCAAGCACTAAGCGAGCGGGTTGTACCTGAGGTTGTGCATTAGCCTGGAGTCGAGCCCCTTCAGTCTTATAGCCCTGGCTCAACAACTGGTCGGTCACCAGGCCACAACCCAACCAGAAGGCCAAGCCCAGCAAGGGCAAAGGCAGCCAAAACTCTAATCCTAAAGAGGGCAGGGCTGGTAGACGTTTGAATCTCAGCATTTAGATCTCAAGATCAGTGAATCCGGTTTAGGCCAATCACGATACTGGCGGCTTGCCCAAATCATGAGCAGATTACGAGCACATTAGGATTGGGTAAAAACCGTTGCAGGAATGGACCTTTCTGATATAGCTGATATATATGGTAATCCTCCTGGTGGAAGACGACCCAGCGCAATTGGAGCCTCTCCAGGCAGCCCTGTCACAAGCAGGCCACATTGTTGATGCGGTTGAAGATGGAGAGACAGCCCAATGGCTTCTGTCGCAGAAGGACTATGACTTACTGATCTTGGACTGGATGCTCCCTAAAGTCAGCGGGGTTAGTCTGTGTCACCAATACCGACAATCTAGTAGAACGGCTCCCGTGCTGATGCTCACTGCCAAAGATACGACTGCGGACAAAGTCACGGGGCTAGACGCGGGCGCTGACGATTATCTGGTGAAACCAGTGGATGTCATTGAGCTCCTAG of the Leptolyngbya sp. FACHB-261 genome contains:
- a CDS encoding serine/threonine-protein kinase, giving the protein MESGTVLQDRYQIVRSLGKGGFGQTFEVKDKGPSGGRTSKAKVLKILTLDRFQESKNRQKVVALFQREAEVLIRLNHPGIPKVEPDGYFTWARQEQELLHCLVMEKIEGQNLRSWLRSRADQPILQDQAILWLKQLLDILNQLHHQELFHRDIKPPNIMLRPDGQMVLVDFGAVREITETYLQRQKGDETGTVIVSAGYTPPEQAEGRAVLQSDFFALGRTFVHLLTGQHPTNFDTDPRTGRLNWRDSAPQISKALAGLVDYLMEPFPGRRPQTAEEVMRCLAEVTANGSESTAFASSGSPPPQRPPLNRSAQSVDSRDSTPSRRSTPSRPNAIASFLPTLALLHPWQNAQFRRSLLGHLGSVRALAVSPDGEILASGGYDRTVKLWNLNTGEQLQTLSDHRERVTSLTISSDGKLLASGSHDRTIKLWNLATGDLIHTLDGRFGPIHSVAFDPKGQTLLSSSGTEIKLWAVLTGRSVAAFAGGSESIRSIAISPDGRLLAVGSLDGTVEFRHAQTGKLLHSRSAQVGGIVSLAFSPDGQLLASSSGTSIEIWGLRLGKRLHLLPSQSGEIASVAFSPDGQTLASSGGPAIDLWNLQTGRRLSSLTGHTSLIRSVVFSPVGRTLISGAQDKTIRIWQP
- a CDS encoding polymer-forming cytoskeletal protein, translating into MFWFFRKRESCTVISEVTELTGELRAKGTVQIQGIVRADIDVDGLLEILPSGEVEGQIVRADIVRISGKLRAFVQAKRVEILKSGKLLGDVETQALDIQSGAIFAGRSQMNPGETPSVGPGNGLTLEVPALPQREASPMTEVHGQES
- a CDS encoding DUF790 family protein — its product is MLRKPHIFFNPFYAGGTVRPRLVAPGPETKQAARDVRLILETFAQYIGQPQSEAYKALNTLRQQKVGVEDKRWQGLVHLIGKEYIDAEMQSPLSPQEVRKEVFERAAVLHPLNLESRSHLLLQIASEWGCTPAEIEHSLYADLADRKILQSFEVPTPEAVLSRYNLAQAQGLLYWARRLTITLRRTEPFQVKYLFKHIKRLRLMHDVRGNPELGYEISLDGPISLHRASTHYGADLAQLLPALPHIQDWSFSASLEHKGKSFTWTSSPSQFPSYSHYLPPNNYDSPVELAFANAWAKLDTPWSMLRELEVIDLGSTVLIPDFVLENPTANPSRVSLEIVGYFNQAYFERKYSKLLRSPHPALILAISRKFREFAPLLEQLPCPVVWYSTEVSARSVLQVLGQLPQSEAI
- a CDS encoding exopolysaccharide biosynthesis protein, whose protein sequence is MSVTSSPPRTLQTSRLLRRFLQQHRGDSIRLRDLFQSMGSRAFGPTLLVCSLPEALPLPIAGVSAIFGIPLMLVSAQLILGFSKPWLPGWIANRSFKRVQFEKIINKGLHYLEKIERLVQPRWRFATTPGAERLLGLLLLVLAIVIALPIPFANMLPAIAILLISLGMIEGDGALIVVGVLSSCVLLAVLVGAISTLVPAGKALLAKLLAKLPG